The Methanomicrobiales archaeon HGW-Methanomicrobiales-1 genome includes a region encoding these proteins:
- a CDS encoding AsnC family transcriptional regulator, which produces MDEKDLELLRILEENSRLSAEEISTMTTLSTADVESRVHALEAAQVIKRYSTVINWERAGNGEVSAIIELKVSPERDFGYDRIAERLSRFRQVKTLRLMTGTYDLQLVVSGKNMQEVSRFVSEHVAPMDRIRETATHIIMKSYKENGHTLFEQAESERLPYSF; this is translated from the coding sequence ATGGATGAAAAGGATCTCGAACTCCTCCGTATCTTAGAGGAGAACAGCCGGCTCTCAGCGGAAGAAATTTCGACCATGACCACTCTCTCAACAGCCGATGTCGAGAGCCGGGTTCACGCACTCGAAGCTGCACAGGTAATAAAACGGTATTCCACGGTTATCAACTGGGAACGGGCAGGCAACGGCGAGGTCTCGGCGATCATCGAACTGAAAGTCAGTCCTGAACGCGATTTTGGTTATGACCGGATCGCAGAACGCCTCTCGCGGTTCCGGCAGGTCAAGACCCTGCGGCTCATGACCGGTACCTACGATCTTCAGCTTGTCGTGTCGGGCAAGAATATGCAGGAGGTTTCCCGTTTCGTGTCCGAACATGTTGCACCCATGGACCGGATACGCGAGACTGCGACGCATATTATCATGAAGTCGTATAAAGAAAACGGTCACACGCTTTTTGAGCAGGCGGAGTCTGAGCGTCTCCCGTACTCCTTCTGA
- a CDS encoding aromatic amino acid aminotransferase (catalyzes the transamination of the aromatic amino acid forming a ketoacid; first step in aromatic amino acid degradation in lactococci) gives MRNFVSERAKMIPPSGIRKFFDLALTMDNVISLGVGEPDFRTPWNICESSIYSIEQGTTSYTSNKGLQSLRDALSRYLGQHYNLPYTSNDEIIITSGVSEALDIAIRSVVDPGDEVAIAQPSYVSYAPCVTLSGGKPVPVRCTEKDHFKLNPDALLEQITPKTKALIINFPNNPTGAVMNGSDLKAIADIVIDKDILLISDEVYAELTYDSTHVAAATVSDLWERTITLNGFSKAYAMTGWRIGYLCAPKELCDAALKIHQYIMLCAPVMGQVGALEALRSAEEDKNSMVNEYRLRRNMFVAGLNRIGLTCHVPEGAFYAFPSVKKTGLSDVEFAERLLKEQKIAVVPGSVFGPGGEDHLRCAYAVSRKDLSEALGRMETFINGL, from the coding sequence ATGCGCAACTTTGTTTCAGAACGGGCGAAAATGATCCCTCCATCCGGGATCAGGAAATTTTTTGATCTGGCGCTCACGATGGACAACGTAATCTCGCTGGGTGTCGGCGAACCGGATTTCCGGACGCCCTGGAACATCTGCGAATCGAGTATCTACTCCATCGAGCAGGGAACGACTTCCTATACCTCCAACAAAGGCCTCCAGTCATTAAGGGATGCCTTGTCCCGGTATCTCGGTCAGCACTACAATCTCCCGTACACCAGCAATGATGAGATCATCATCACCAGCGGGGTATCCGAGGCACTCGATATAGCGATACGTTCTGTTGTTGATCCGGGTGACGAAGTAGCCATCGCCCAGCCCAGCTATGTCTCCTATGCACCCTGTGTAACCCTTTCGGGAGGAAAGCCGGTCCCGGTCCGGTGCACAGAAAAGGATCACTTCAAGCTCAATCCCGATGCCCTGCTGGAACAGATCACGCCAAAGACCAAGGCACTGATCATCAACTTCCCCAACAACCCGACCGGAGCGGTGATGAACGGGAGCGATCTCAAAGCGATCGCCGATATCGTAATCGATAAGGACATCCTGCTGATCAGCGATGAGGTCTACGCAGAATTAACCTACGACAGCACCCATGTTGCGGCTGCAACGGTCAGTGATCTCTGGGAGCGGACGATCACGCTGAATGGTTTTTCCAAGGCGTATGCAATGACCGGGTGGCGAATCGGGTACCTCTGTGCCCCTAAGGAGCTTTGCGATGCAGCGCTCAAGATCCACCAGTATATTATGCTCTGTGCGCCCGTGATGGGCCAGGTCGGGGCGCTCGAGGCACTCCGGTCAGCGGAGGAGGATAAGAACAGCATGGTCAACGAGTACCGCCTCCGGCGCAACATGTTTGTGGCCGGGTTAAACCGTATTGGTCTGACCTGTCATGTGCCAGAGGGGGCGTTCTATGCATTCCCCTCTGTCAAAAAAACTGGCCTTTCCGATGTGGAATTTGCCGAACGGCTGCTCAAGGAGCAGAAGATAGCGGTTGTTCCGGGTAGTGTTTTTGGTCCCGGTGGCGAGGATCATCTCCGGTGTGCCTATGCGGTCTCAAGAAAAGATCTGTCAGAAGCACTGGGCCGGATGGAGACGTTTATCAACGGTCTCTGA
- a CDS encoding cell division control protein Cdc6, with product MPEPEDPSTGLFKKYLTNNRIFKDREVLRHSYRPQILPHRKPQIEEVASILAPSLRNETPSNILIYGKTGTGKTACVRYVGTELEKASSTMGPVCRLVHLNCEVIDTQYRVLAQIAKSLDVSEELGSDKTRTHIPMTGWPTDQVYAELKNQLEASGGVLVIVLDEIDKLVKKSGDDTLYNLTRINSDLKNSKVSIIGISNDLSFKDFLDPRVLSSLSEEEIVFPPYNAPQLVDILAQRADGAFIAGALAEGVIPLCSALAAQEHGDARRALDLFRISGELADRDESSQVTEEHVKQAQAKIETDSMIECIATLPTQSKLILFSMLILEQLGQNIFTSGEVSRIYQDIAPGIQLDVLTHRRITDLISELNMLGVINTRVVSRGRYGRTKEMWFDSNTDKIREVVLKDPRLNGLKDIDVSKMEAKWLKTWFR from the coding sequence ATGCCCGAACCAGAAGACCCATCAACGGGATTATTCAAAAAATATCTTACCAATAACCGGATATTCAAAGATCGTGAAGTGCTGAGGCACTCCTATCGCCCCCAGATCCTCCCTCACCGAAAACCACAGATTGAAGAAGTGGCGTCTATTCTTGCCCCTTCTTTGAGGAACGAAACCCCCTCGAATATCCTGATCTATGGGAAGACCGGTACAGGTAAGACGGCCTGTGTACGGTATGTCGGCACCGAGCTGGAAAAAGCAAGCAGCACGATGGGTCCCGTCTGCCGTCTCGTTCATCTGAACTGTGAAGTGATCGATACCCAGTACCGGGTGCTTGCCCAGATTGCCAAGAGTCTTGATGTATCTGAAGAACTGGGGAGTGACAAAACACGCACCCACATACCCATGACCGGGTGGCCCACCGATCAGGTGTATGCCGAGCTCAAGAACCAGCTCGAAGCCAGTGGGGGTGTCCTGGTCATCGTACTGGACGAGATCGACAAACTCGTCAAAAAGAGCGGGGATGACACGCTGTATAATCTCACCCGCATCAACTCCGATTTGAAAAATTCAAAAGTCAGTATCATCGGTATCTCAAATGACCTGAGTTTCAAGGACTTCTTAGATCCCCGAGTACTCTCCTCACTCTCGGAAGAAGAGATCGTATTCCCTCCGTACAATGCACCCCAGCTGGTCGATATCCTTGCACAGCGCGCTGACGGGGCATTTATTGCAGGAGCACTTGCAGAAGGTGTTATTCCCCTCTGTTCTGCACTGGCGGCACAGGAGCATGGTGACGCCCGGCGGGCACTTGACCTGTTCAGGATCTCAGGTGAATTGGCCGATCGGGACGAATCCTCGCAGGTTACCGAGGAACACGTCAAACAAGCGCAGGCAAAGATCGAAACCGATAGCATGATCGAATGCATCGCAACCCTGCCGACCCAGAGCAAACTGATCCTCTTCTCGATGCTGATCCTGGAGCAGCTGGGCCAGAATATCTTTACGAGCGGGGAAGTCTCACGTATCTACCAGGATATCGCCCCGGGCATCCAGCTCGATGTGCTCACCCACCGCAGGATCACCGATCTCATCTCGGAACTCAACATGCTCGGGGTGATCAATACCCGGGTCGTGAGTCGCGGGCGGTATGGCAGGACAAAAGAGATGTGGTTTGACTCCAACACGGACAAGATCCGCGAGGTTGTCCTGAAAGATCCACGGCTCAACGGGCTTAAGGATATTGATGTTTCCAAGATGGAAGCAAAGTGGTTGAAAACTTGGTTCAGGTGA